One window from the genome of Actinoplanes teichomyceticus ATCC 31121 encodes:
- a CDS encoding aminoglycoside phosphotransferase family protein — protein sequence MTEVPLAGGHITREVVRVGETVRRTSHGTSFAVRVLTYLETVGYEHAPRFLGVDDHGRDVFTFIPGRTTDHPSQRAAGAYAAGGTMLRGLHDATAAHELAGGRECVIHGDPGPFNTIFQAGLPVAFIDWDSCRPGDRLDDLGYLAWTWCIQSQGRVPVAAQARHLRELRDGYGEVEGDVLVRAILRRQTEIAETERANLQDPKHTADRRSHAKWAVEWATADRQLVERNKEQFLAALE from the coding sequence ATGACCGAGGTTCCTCTGGCGGGTGGGCATATCACTCGTGAGGTGGTCCGGGTCGGTGAGACGGTTCGCCGAACAAGTCACGGCACGAGCTTCGCCGTCCGGGTACTGACCTACCTGGAAACCGTTGGCTATGAACATGCGCCGCGCTTTCTGGGCGTCGATGATCACGGCCGGGACGTGTTCACCTTCATTCCCGGCCGGACCACCGACCACCCCAGCCAGCGTGCAGCCGGCGCGTATGCGGCCGGGGGCACGATGCTGCGCGGTCTGCATGATGCGACCGCCGCGCATGAACTGGCCGGGGGTCGCGAATGCGTCATCCATGGCGATCCCGGGCCATTCAACACGATCTTCCAGGCCGGGCTTCCGGTCGCCTTCATCGACTGGGACTCCTGCCGTCCGGGCGACCGGCTGGACGACCTCGGCTATCTGGCCTGGACGTGGTGCATTCAGTCGCAGGGACGGGTGCCGGTGGCGGCGCAGGCCCGCCACCTTCGTGAGCTGCGTGATGGCTATGGCGAGGTGGAAGGTGACGTGCTTGTCCGGGCGATTCTGCGCCGCCAGACCGAGATTGCCGAAACCGAGCGGGCCAACCTTCAAGATCCGAAACATACGGCGGATCGGCGCAGTCACGCCAAGTGGGCCGTGGAGTGGGCGACAGCGGATCGGCAGCTTGTCGAGCGAAACAAGGAACAGTTTCTCGCGGCTCTGGAGTAG